The nucleotide sequence gtgaaagaggacccaaattCACATTAACAGAAACacagtttattcaagtccaaacagaaaacgacaaatcctgaatccttaacaggaaatgtccaaacagggaataacagaaatcctctagtctgtagaggggaataacaggagaagcggccacagactgcaggtcgctgagGCGAATCAGGCCGTAGCTGAgaagagacacctgctcacacgcagcatctgatgaaggaaaaacacgacaggacagggttatacacaatcacagcacggtgaatttaaacaaggaaccgacaggacattcggaacacaaaggaagaaatagggactctaatcaggggaaaggatctgAACATTTGGAAGACTAAATTTTGATTAGGGCTTAttcagctgggagcaggaagaaCGATAGAGAGTAGAGCGATGATTAAGAGGGAGGGGGTCATTTAGGGATatagggaaagaacctaataagaccagcagagggaaacgaatagaatggggagcacagggacaagacatgataataaatgacaaacatgacaagcaaTGTATTTTGATTGACCAATgagcttttatttatttgacgTGGTTTTATCAGAAGGCGTCTTGTATCGTACACACAATTCCCGTATAGATGTAGTCAGTTTCATACATGGTTGAAATCAGTCAATGCATTGCTATCCATCAAGGGGAAATCAGTCAATGTAATGTCAATATAATGACACTTTTCATTAATGATTTATTATACACAACCACGGTTAAGATGGGTTAatagtaataatgtaataatgtattagatattacatttaacatttgtaAAGCACTTTTCATTACAAGAGGAATAAGAGAAACAGATTGTATCTTATCCAACAGGGAAACAGATTGGATCTTATCCAACAGGGAAACAGATTGTATCTTATCCAATAGGGAAACAGATTGTATCTTATCCAATAGGGAAACAGATTGGATCTTATCCAACAGGGAAACAGATTGTATCTTATCCAATAGGGAAACAGATTGGATCTTATCCAACAGGGAAACAGATTGTATCTTATCCAATAGGGAAACCGAAGGGACAGTGTTACAAACACGGGAACCATTGATTTAACATCCTGTATTCTCTTCCCTAGCAATGGAGAGAGTACTTTGAGGCCAGCTTGATGAAAATGGGGATGGAACTAGAGGCTGCCAGATCTGTGAGTGGCCACATAATGCATTCTACAAGGACTGGCTTTATGTATTTACTCTGCTGTTAGCTTGCAGAGTGGGGTTGAGTGTGTCGATCTTCAGGGACGATTAGGTGGAAACAATATTTAGTATCTTACATTCGTTTGGTCTTAAATGGTAGAGAAACAACTAGTGTTTGTTTTTGTTAAACAGTTTTATTATCATGCTGCTTATTTAAGTGACCTTGTGGATCTTGTTTTTGGCTGCATTTTAGATGGCAGACACAGTTGTTTTACAAAGTTTTCCTTTTAACAGCCAACTATTTCCTCAGAAAGGGTTGAGATTGAATTGCAGTGGAAAACTATGGCACCAATTCAATTATTTGAGTAGTTGACCATTTATTGGCAAACTTTAGTGGTATTTTATGGAACAGGATCAATGAGTTAACATTGATAAACACAGAGCCAACTTCTGATTTTGTAGATAATAAAGCATTGCATTAGATTAATGTGATGTTTTAGTACTTGTTTTATGTGGAGGATGTCATTTAGGATCATGGTAATGTCTTCTTAATTTCCCTTTAGGGGATTACTTAAGTTGTAATATATTTAGTTGAAATGAAAAGGGCTGCCTTATCTTGTTGTTTTATCTTCATAATTTCGACAAGGTGGTGGATGAGAAGCTGTTGTTCGTCAAGGTGCACATGCCCTGGGACGTGCTGTGTACCTACGCCGAGGTCCTCCACATCAAGCTGCCCATTCAGCCCAATGACCTGTCCACCATTTCCTCGCCCTTCAACTTCCTCAGTTGTATCACCAAACACTTCTACCCCAGCGAGGACCTCATAGCGAAGGAGACGGAGTACTTCACCGCCCCATTCGAGAAGGACAGACTGGAGTACTTCTACATGAAGGACCGGGACCTCTTCTTCACGCCGTCCATGAGGAGTAGAATGGCAAGTGCACTGCTTTCTTTACCTCATCATGGGACATAAACCCCAAAGTCAACCaataagtgtcatgttttgtcttagattgtcttgtcattatgctttcccttctgttcgtttccccctgctggtcttattaggttcgttccctttttctatccctctctctccccctccctctctctcctctctctatcgttccgttcctgctcccagctgttcctattcccctaatcatcatttagtcttcccacacctgttccttatcttttcccctgattagagtccctatttcttcccttgttttccgttcctgccctgtcggatccttgtctattgttcaccgtgctgtgtctatgtattgccctgtcgtgtcgtgtttccctcagatgctgcgtggtgagcaggtgtctgagtctgctacgttcaagtgccttcccgaggcaacctgcagttcttgatcaagtctccagtctgttctcgtcattacgagtagtattatgccttttgtttgtaaagtaactttactggattaaaaactctgttttcgccaagtcgcttttgggtcctcattcacctgcataacagaaggatccgaccaaggaatggacccagcgactacagatgctcgtaacactgccgtcgagatccaaggagccatgctcggcagacacgagcaggaattgtctgctgcacgccatgccgtggagaacctggccgctcaggtttccgacctctctggacagttccagagtcttcgtctcgtgccacctgttacttcctggcctgccgagcctccggaacctagggttaataacccaccttgctactccgggcagcccacggagtgccgctcctttctcacccagtgtgatattgtgttctctctccaacccaacacatactctagcgagagagctcgggttgcttacgtcatttcactccttactggccgggctcgagagtggggcacagctatctgggaggcaagggctgattgttctaacaattaccagaactttaaagaggagatgattcgggtttttgaccgttcagtttttggtagggaggcttctagggccctggcttccctatgccaaggtgatcgatccataacggattactctatagagtttcgcactcttgctgcctctagtgactggaacgagccggcgctgctcgctcgttttctggagggactccacgcagtggtcaaagatgagattctctctcgggaggttccttccagtgtggactctttgattgctctcgccatccgcatagaacgacgggtagatcttcgtcaccaagctcgtggaagagagctcgcgtcaacggtgtttccctgctccgcatcgcaaccatctccctcctctggctcagagactgagcccatgcagctgggaggtattcgcatctcgaccaaggagagggaacggaggatcaccaaccgcctgtgcctctattgcggatttgatggacattttgtcaattcatgtccagtaaaggccagagctcatcagtaagcggagggctactggtgagcgctactactcaggtctcttcatctagatcctgtactactatgtcggtccatctacgctggaccggttcgggtgctacatgcagtgccttgattgactctggggctgagggttgtttcatggacgaagcatgggctcggaaacatgacattcctttcagacagttagacaagcctacgcccatgtttgccttagatggtagtcatcttcccagtatcagatttgagacactacctttaactctcacagtatctggtaaccacagtgagactatttcttttttgatttttcgttcacgttttacacctgttgttttgggtcatccctggctagtatgtcataatccttctattaattggtctagtaattctatcctatcctggaacgtttcttgtcatgtgaagtgtttaatgtctgccatccctcccatttcttctgtccccacttctcaggaggaacctggcgatttgacaggagtgccggaggaatatcatgatctgcgcacggtcttcagtcggtcccgagccaactcccttcctcctcaccggtcgtatgattgtagtattgatctccttccggggaccactcctcctcggggtagactatactctctgtcggctcccgaacgtaaggctctcgaggattatttatctgtgtctcttgacgccggtaccatagtgccttcttcctctccggccggggcagggttcttttttgttaagaagaaggacggtactctgcgcccctgcgtggattatcgagggctgaatgacataacggttaagaatcgttatccgcttccccttatgtcatcagccttcgagattctgcagggagccaggtgctttactaagttggaccttcgtaacgcttaccatctcgtgcgcatcagagagggggacgagtggaaaacggcgtttaacactccgttagggcattttgagtactgggttctgccgtttggtctcgccaatgcgccagctgtttttcaggcattagttaatgatgttctgagagacatgctgaacatctttgtttttgtctatcttgacgatatcctgattttttcaccgtcactcgagattcatgttcagcacgttcgacgtgttctacagcgccttttagagaattgtctctacgtaaaggctgagaagtgctcttttcatgtctcctccgttacttttctcggttccgttatttccgctgaaggcattcagatggattccgctaaggtccaagctgtcagtgattggcccgttccaaggtcacgtgtcgagttgcagcgctttttaggtttcgctaatttctatcggcgtttcattcgtaatttcggtcaagttgctgcccctctcacagctcttacttctgtcaagacgtgttttaagtggtccggttccgcccagggagcttttgatcttctaaaagaacgttttacgtccgctcctatcctcgttactcctgacgtcactagacaattcattgtcgaggttgacgcttcagaggtaggcgtgggagccattctatcccagcgcttccagtctgacgataaggttcatccttgcgcttatttttctcatcgcctgtcgccatctgagcgcaactatgatgtgggtaaccgtgaactgctcgccatccgcttagccctaggcgaatggcgacagtggttggagggggcgaccgttccttttgtcgtttggacagaccataagaaccttgagtacatccgttctgccaaacgacttaatgcccgtcaagctcgttgggcgttgtttttagctcgtttcgagtttgtgatttcttaccgtccgggtagcaaaaacaccaagcctgatgccttatcccatctgtttagttcttctgtggcttctactgatcccgaggggattcttccttatgggcgtgttgtcgggttgacagtctggggaattgaaagacaggttaagcaagcactcacgcacactgcgtcgcgcgcgcttgtcctagtaacctccttttcgttcctgtttccactcgtctggctgttcttcagtgggctcactctgccaagttagctggtcatcccggtgttcgaggcactcttgcgtctattcgccagcgcttttggtggccgactcaggagcgtgacacgcgccgtttcgtggctgcttgttcggactgcgcgcagactaagtcgggtaactctcctcctgccggtcgtctcagaccgctccccattccttctcgaccatggtctcacatcgccctagacttcattaccggtctgcctttgtctgcggggaagactgtgattcttacggttgtcgataggttctctaaggcggcacatttcattcccctcgctaaacttccttccgctaaggagacggcacaaatcattatcgagaatgtgttcagaattcatggcctcccgttagacgccgtttcagacagaggcccgcaattcacgtcacagttttggagggagttctgtcgtttgattggtgcgtccgtcagtctctcttccgggtttcatcctcagtctaacggtcaagcagagagggccaatcagacgattggtcgcatactacgcagcctttctttcagaaaccctgcgtcttgggcagaacagctcccctgggcagaatacgctcacaactcgcttccttcgtctgctaccgggttatctccgtttcagagtagtctgggttaccagcctcctctgttctcatcccagcttgccgagtccagcgttccctccgctcaagcgtttgtccaacgttgtgagcgcacctggaggagggtgaggtctgcactttgccgttacagggcacagactgtgagagccgccaataaacgcaggattaagagtccaaggtattgttgcggccagagagtgtggctttccactcgcaaccttcctcttacgacagcttctcgtaagttgactccgcggttcattggtccgttccgtgtctcccaggtcgtcaatcctgtcgctgtgcgactgcttcttccgtgacatcttcgtcgcgtccatcctgtcttccatgtctcctgtgtcaagccctttcttcgcacccccgttcgtcttccctccccctcccgtccttgtcgagagcgcacctatttacaaggtacgtaagatcatggacatgcgttctcggggacggggtcaccaatacttagtggattgggagggttacggtcctgaggagaggagttgggttccgtctcgggacgtgctggaccgttcacttattgatgatttcctccgttgccgccaggattcctcctcgagtgcgccaggaggcgctcggtgagtggggggtactgtcatgttttgtcttagattgtcttgtcattatgctttcccttctgttcgtttccccctgctggtcttattaggttcgttccctttttctatccctctctctccccctccctctctctcctctctctatcgttccgttcctgctcccagctgttcctattcccctaatcatcatttagtcttcccacacctgttccttatcttttcccctgattagagtccctatttcttcccttgttttccgttcctgccctgtcggatccttgtctattgttcaccgtgctgtgtctatgtattgccctgtcgtgtcgtgtttccctcagatgctgcgtggtgagcaggtgtctgagtctgctacgttcaagtgccttcccgaggcaacctgcagttcttgatcaagtctccagtctgttctcgtcattacgagtagtattatgccttttgtttgtaaagtaactttactggattaaaaactctgttttcgccaagtcgcttttgggtcctcattcacctgcataacaataagaGGTTAAAGATGCAGCAGCGCACAAGATTTTGATAGAGATGAAAAATAAATCACTAAAAAGCAGTCACCTCATTGACTTTTTTTCGGTAGATTAAGCATCTCAGGTTTCTGATGCTGCTTAATGGTATTGGAAGATATTTGGTCGGTAGACCACTTAGATTGGTTATTCAGCCCTTGCACTACAAAAATATCAATGTACCTATACTTAAAACACAGTGCTAACACTCTTTTTTTTACACTTCAATGATAACAGAATTGTTGGTCTTCCTCCTCAGGCCTACTACATCCTCAGCCGAGCCCCCTATGAGGTGCGAGGGAACATCAAGAAGTTCGGTGTCACCAAGCTGCTCGATGGGGGGGTGTACAAGGCTGCTTATCCCCTGCATGATGTGAGTGGGGATAAAGAGTGGGTTGGCACTAGTAACTGACAACATAGTACATTAAACACCAATGGATCTGTGAAAAGACTGAGCAGTGTTTTTATGGACTTTTTAGTTTTGTTTTCTGTGAACTTACTTTAGTGCAGATTCAACGTCAGGTCGAAGGAAGATGAGTGCCCCAATGAGAGATACCTCCTGTATTACGAGTGGGCTCACCCTAAAAGTTTCTATAAGATGCAGCCACTTGATCTCATAAGGTTCATACTTTAATCTACTTTTGCAAAAAATGCACTTTGCATGCACATCACTGCTTTAGTTTAATAAGGTGTTGAAAATTATTCTTCCGAACAGAATGTGCTTGGAGGCCTAATCATTGTAATTATAGCAAATAAGGGAGGGAAATAATATTTTCTTTAATTTTCTCACAGAAAGTATTATGGGGAGAAGATTGGCATTTACTTTGCTTGGCTGGGCTTCTATACAGCCATGCTCGCCCTCGCTGCTATTGTTGGACTTGGCTGTTTCATTTATGGGTACACGACTCAAGAAACAAGCACCTGGAGGTAAGTTTAAAACTCAAAGAAAGTATTTCAGAAACCCACAACACCATATAAATATATTACAAGTTGCTAAATCTAGTGTATATCAGATTAAGATCAATTAGTGCAGGACAGGACACAAGGTTAAGTAGAGTAAATATAAGTTGCTTGATGTTCCTTCCATGCTGTTCCCTGACACGCTAACAGTGTGAAAACCCAATGATTAACAACTTTGTTGCATTTTGTTGTTGAGTTTTTGGTGAAGTTTAACCCATCTCCTCTGTTCATTTATTGGACAGCAAAGAGGTGTGCGACCCTTTTATTGGAGGAAATATTGTGATGTGTCCGCAGTGTGATAAGGAGTGCACATACTGGAGGCTCAACAGCACCTGTGAATCTTCTAAAGTAAGTATTGCAAATATTAGGGTTCACTAATTCCGGTCCATGGCTGTACACGTTTTTTCTCATTCACTCACATGGTCAATTCAGAGTGATTATGATTATGAAAGTGACTTATATGGATAGTGAGTCCCTTAAAATTCTATTTGCCAATGCTTTTTATGTCAGACTGTTTTCTTAGACTCTTTGGCCCATGAGACATGCTACAAGTCATATTAAACCTTTTTGAACAGGGTTTGTTTTCGTATATATTTACAAAGAGTCAtggatggagagaaaaaaatgatGTGAAAAGCTAAGTATTTCATGAGACCTTGCCTTCCTCAGAAACTGTGCATATTTGATAACTATGGGACGCTCGTGTTTGCTGTCTTTATGGCCATTTGGGGTGAGTCATTTAATTCATTAAACTTATCAAATGTTCAAATGTAGAGGTTTCATAAACTGCATTATTTTATCGATATTAGAGTTTTCCTCAGCACATGCTACAGTCTAGGACCAGGCAAGTAAAATAAAGCTTTACACTCTTGTTCCCGTCCTGGTTCTAGTGACCGTGTTTCTGGAGTTCTGGAAGCGCTACCAGGCAGAGCTGGAGTATGAGTGGGACACCGTGGAGTTCCtggagcaggaggagcaacctCGTCCCGAGTATGAGGCCAAGTGTAACCACGAGAGAATCAACCCTGTCACACGGGTAAGGAAGAGATGTGTTCGCCACACAGTCCCTATGGCGATTCCATAGCGTCAGACTCAGGAGGCCAGATGAACACTCCACAACCGATGATAGTAATGTTATATACTTGTTTTAAAAGGACAGTAATACCTGTATCATTACTTCATTCTAAAACATGTTATTCTTCATTTAGGCAAAAGAGAAAGTACCTTATACAGCCTGTGGACGGTGTATAAGAGTGTCTTTAGGAATTGGGACTGTCTTATTCTGGGTAAAAACTTTTGGATTTCTCTACTGTTATCTTGTTCTGAATAGGCCAATTCATATGCACTCCAACAGCAAAACATGTTTTATATAACCCTAACCTTTGATTCAGGTCTGACCCCTCCACTtcttgtgtttgtgcttgtgttcAGATTGTGTTGATCCTAGCGTCAGTGGTGGCCATCATCGTATACCGACTGGCAGTGTTCTTCTCATTTTCGACGAGACTCCAGTCTGACCTAAAGGAGCTCGAACCGTTTAAGGAGTATGTGACTGCCCAAATGGCCACCTCCGTCACTGCCTCTATCATCAGCTTCGTAGTAATCATGGTGCTCAACATCCTGTATGAGAGGGTTGCCATCTGGATCACTGACTTTGGTGAGACGCCCCAATGTCAAACAATGTCAAACAGGAAATATGTTGTTTGCTATACAGAACTATGCTGTTTCTCAAACCGCTTTCAGACAAGGGCTAATATTCACTCAAACATGCCGTAGCAAGGTTTATGCAGTGCCCCAAACATTCTGCAATTATACCATGGTATGAGTAAATATTGCACGCCAATAGGTCTGAAGTAATCCAAATATATGTATGCCAACAGATTTATACAGAAATTAGCACCACCACAATAGCCATTAGCTGATGTCCTTATCCAGAGTCACTTGCAGAATATGGACACAGCAAAAGCTTGATTTAAGCCTGATGTTTTTTTGATGAGACTGAGAAGATGCCTTACTTCATTTTAAAGAGCTACCAAGGACCAAGACGGATTATGAGAACAGTCTGACTCTGAAGATGTTCCTGTTCCAGTTTGTCAACTACTACTCCTCCTGCTTCTACATTGCCTTTGCCAAAGGGAAAGTGGTTGGTTACCCTGGACAACCTGTTTACCTGCTGGGCAAGTACAGGAATGAGGAGGTACGTACGCCTATCAGTTGACTGAAAGATCAGTTGATTGAAGGCTCAGTTGATTGGAGATTGGTGCTTGGTACTGTGTTATCACATATTCTGTATGACAGTGTTTTAATTTTCCACTTCGCTTGTGTTCTAACGTCGTTGCCAAATTATTAGCTGTTGCATTCTGTGGCCTTTGTGTTTGACTAAAAGAGACCTTCATATCTAAAATGAATGAACCTGGAAATCTTCCACTAAATACAAGTTGTTTGAATGGAGGTGCTTAATCATGTAATACTACAAGATGGCCGACATTGGTTGATGCATTGTTTGTGTCTCATCCTTACCAGTGTGATCCAGGAGGATGCCTGATTGAATTGACAACCCAGCTTACTGTCATCATGGGCGGTAAAGCCATCTGGAATAACATTCAGGAGGTGTTGCTGCCGTAAGTTTTTGGTTCAATGCAAGAACAAAATGGCCAACCACATCAGCTCTCTAGGAGCCCAGCAACCGTAAAGTTTCCCAGTTACATTGGATCAGGGTTGGTTCAATGGAAGAACAAAATGGCCAACCACATCAGCTCTCTAGGAGCCCAGCAACCATACAGTTTCTCAGTTACATTGGATCAGGGTTGGTTCAATGGAAGAACAAAATGGCCAACCACATCAGCTCTCTAGGAGCCCAGCAACCGTAAAGTTTCCCAGTTACATTGGATCTGGGTTGGTTCAATGGAAGAACAAAATGGCCAACCACATCAG is from Oncorhynchus gorbuscha isolate QuinsamMale2020 ecotype Even-year linkage group LG14, OgorEven_v1.0, whole genome shotgun sequence and encodes:
- the LOC123994406 gene encoding anoctamin-6-like isoform X1, giving the protein MNESVDNILEIDFLSEIKLEGDTEIKMGMEVVYSQEFLPTYETIPEGASVPKVEKAEFNGKSDSLFFNDGVRRIDFVLVYEDEDMKEIDKNRTFQKRKQWREYFEASLMKMGMELEAARSVVDEKLLFVKVHMPWDVLCTYAEVLHIKLPIQPNDLSTISSPFNFLSCITKHFYPSEDLIAKETEYFTAPFEKDRLEYFYMKDRDLFFTPSMRSRMAYYILSRAPYEVRGNIKKFGVTKLLDGGVYKAAYPLHDCRFNVRSKEDECPNERYLLYYEWAHPKSFYKMQPLDLIRKYYGEKIGIYFAWLGFYTAMLALAAIVGLGCFIYGYTTQETSTWSKEVCDPFIGGNIVMCPQCDKECTYWRLNSTCESSKKLCIFDNYGTLVFAVFMAIWVTVFLEFWKRYQAELEYEWDTVEFLEQEEQPRPEYEAKCNHERINPVTRAKEKVPYTACGRCIRVSLGIGTVLFWIVLILASVVAIIVYRLAVFFSFSTRLQSDLKELEPFKEYVTAQMATSVTASIISFVVIMVLNILYERVAIWITDFELPRTKTDYENSLTLKMFLFQFVNYYSSCFYIAFAKGKVVGYPGQPVYLLGKYRNEECDPGGCLIELTTQLTVIMGGKAIWNNIQEVLLPWMKNLIFRYCTRVGSEKVIPRWEQDYQLQPIGKLGLFYEYLEMVIQFGFVTLFVASFPLAPVLALVNNLFEIRVDAWKIITQFRRMVPEKAQDIGAWQPILQGVAILAVASNAMIIAFTSDMIPRLVYYWSFSVYPYGDHSSHTMQGYINNTLSVFDIQDFSNQSRPLQTPYWFNNSTTCRYRDFRYPPGHHRQYEYSIYYWHVIAAKMAFIIVVEHIVYLTKFVLSYVIPDVPYTVREQIKREKYLSQVILHETNLKLVTKRLKPVGDKILKHNEDKEEEIMDLYF
- the LOC123994406 gene encoding anoctamin-6-like isoform X2, with amino-acid sequence MNESVDNILEIDFLSEIKLEGDTEIKMGMEVVYSQEFLPTYETIPEGASVPKVEKAEFNGKSDSLFFNDGVRRIDFVLVYEDEDMKEIDKNRTFQKRKVVDEKLLFVKVHMPWDVLCTYAEVLHIKLPIQPNDLSTISSPFNFLSCITKHFYPSEDLIAKETEYFTAPFEKDRLEYFYMKDRDLFFTPSMRSRMAYYILSRAPYEVRGNIKKFGVTKLLDGGVYKAAYPLHDCRFNVRSKEDECPNERYLLYYEWAHPKSFYKMQPLDLIRKYYGEKIGIYFAWLGFYTAMLALAAIVGLGCFIYGYTTQETSTWSKEVCDPFIGGNIVMCPQCDKECTYWRLNSTCESSKKLCIFDNYGTLVFAVFMAIWVTVFLEFWKRYQAELEYEWDTVEFLEQEEQPRPEYEAKCNHERINPVTRAKEKVPYTACGRCIRVSLGIGTVLFWIVLILASVVAIIVYRLAVFFSFSTRLQSDLKELEPFKEYVTAQMATSVTASIISFVVIMVLNILYERVAIWITDFELPRTKTDYENSLTLKMFLFQFVNYYSSCFYIAFAKGKVVGYPGQPVYLLGKYRNEECDPGGCLIELTTQLTVIMGGKAIWNNIQEVLLPWMKNLIFRYCTRVGSEKVIPRWEQDYQLQPIGKLGLFYEYLEMVIQFGFVTLFVASFPLAPVLALVNNLFEIRVDAWKIITQFRRMVPEKAQDIGAWQPILQGVAILAVASNAMIIAFTSDMIPRLVYYWSFSVYPYGDHSSHTMQGYINNTLSVFDIQDFSNQSRPLQTPYWFNNSTTCRYRDFRYPPGHHRQYEYSIYYWHVIAAKMAFIIVVEHIVYLTKFVLSYVIPDVPYTVREQIKREKYLSQVILHETNLKLVTKRLKPVGDKILKHNEDKEEEIMDLYF